Proteins encoded within one genomic window of Anopheles gambiae chromosome 3, idAnoGambNW_F1_1, whole genome shotgun sequence:
- the LOC1275538 gene encoding augmin complex subunit dgt3 has protein sequence MEESSKVLETLKKIGGIDVRHLWIIHDETFREFFDWFTKIDDDNLVTDMLLKNYQELDRNGTVLNDALLEEQLHALNHEFSGILEHTDRDVEALELQLEQLVEVEEKYEKLLNGAKKTDLALTKELSELERSVRDQEYVLEKVATNSVEMARQLEESQQATQQQISDLQHCYYQRQNPPLFIYQMPIDQFDAKCDQFLKYLELYVKKHFTVKRLDNSKSTDDGDNQQVIDELEGIKMRLDEEELKLLEAKREYAGVMKLVERLQGHSWMPLKVSALKKQCVELRAANEQDLLRMDLLKHELDTLIRQVNELKIESVLYENNRVKLNRAVSRLEYIQRLDASISRELMNAELLWVLMQLDLEKIRDRFDNADEMNGESKRCFRRIDTMRQIERNGALEEAYGDYLAQLYALSAAQDSSTEQRPGEESIRGMKVSLQHFSGLLKRLSQQCDSIAKGKYHRKADEMLKQLAREEKLLSRFVFDGPLNYPQFYDQEYLERVQKLTYALGQLERDFRNVRKDVVQNIEEPKQNKKFWLYNQRLWIWFLTEPKKVAIAIKEITAEASKTASYKGISGIKCKSIADDVKF, from the exons ATGGAAGAATCAAGCAAG GTACTGGAAACGCTTAAAAAGATCGGCGGCATCGACGTGCGTCACCTGTGGATCATACACGATGAAACGTTTCGCGAGTTTTTCGATTGGTTCACCAAAATTGACGATGACAATCTTGTTACGGACATGCTGTTGAAGAA CTACCAAGAGCTCGATCGCAATGGAACCGTGTTGAACGATGCACTGTTAGAAGAGCAACTGCACGCACTGAACCACGAGTTTAGCGGCATTCTCGAGCACACGGATCGCGATGTGGAAGCATTGGAGCtgcagctcgagcagctggTGGAGGTGGAGGAAAAGTACGAGAAACTGCTGAACGGTGCCAAGAAGACGGACCTCGCGCTCACGAAGGAGCTGTCCGAGCTGGAGCGTTCCGTGCGGGACCAGGAGTACGTGCTGGAGAAGGTCGCCACGAACAGTGTGGAAATGGCTCGACAGCTGGAAGAGAGCCAGCAGGCAACGCAGCAGCAGATATCGGATTTGCAACACTGCTACTATCAACGG CAAAATCCACCCCTTTTCATCTACCAAATGCCGATCGACCAGTTCGACGCAAAGTGTGACCAGTTTCTTAAGTACCTGGAGCTGTACGTGAAGAAGCACTTCACCGTGAAACGGCTCGACAACTCAAAGTCAACGGACGATGGGGACAATCAGCAGGTGATCGATGAGCTGGAGGGCATTAAGATGCGCCTGGACGAGGAGGAGCTGAAGCTGCTGGAGGCAAAGCGCGAGTATGCCGGCGTGATGAAGCTTGTCGAGCGCTTGCAGGGCCATAGCTGGATGCCGCTGAAAGTGTCCGCGCTAAA AAAACAGTGCGTCGAGCTGAGGGCCGCCAACGAGCAGGACCTGTTGCGGATGGATTTGCTGAAGCACGAGCTCGACACGCTCATCAGGCAGGTGAATGAGCTGAAGATCGAATCGGTACTGTACGAAAACAACCGCGTCAAGCTGAACCGTGCCGTCAGCCGGCTGGAGTACATCCAGCGGCTGGACGCAAGCATCTCGCGCGAGCTCATGAACGCCGAGCTGCTGTGGGTGCTGATGCAGCTCGATCTGGAGAAGATACGCGACCGGTTCGACAATGCGGACGAGATGAACGGCGAGTCCAAGCGGTGCTTCCGGCGCATCGACACGATGCGCCAGATCGAACGGAACGGTGCGCTGGAGGAAGCGTACGGTGACTATTTGGCACAGCTGTACGCGCTCAGTGCAGCTCAAGACAGCTCCACCGAGCAGCGACCGGGCGAAGAGTCGATCCGTGGAATGAAAGTATCGCTTCAGCACTTTTCCGGTTTGCTTAAGCGGCTGTCGCAACAGTGTGACTCCATTGCGAAAGGAAAATACCATCGAAAGGCGGACGAGATGCTGAAGCAATT aGCGCGCGAAGAGAAACTGCTGTCCCGGTTCGTCTTCGATGGTCCCCTAAATTATCCTCAATTTTACGACCAAGAGTACCTGGAACGCGTCCAAAAGCTCACCTACGCACTGGGTCAGCTCGAGCGGGACTTCCGCAACGTACGGAAAGATGTCGTGCAGAACATCGAAGAACCGAAG caaaacaaaaagttttgGCTGTACAACCAGCGGCTGTGGATTTGGTTCCTGACCGAGCCGAAAAAGGTCGCCATTGCCATCAAGGAAATAACGGCCGAAGCGTCCAAAACGGCCAGCTACAAGGGCATTTCCGGCATCAAGTGTAAATCGATTGCCGATGATGTGAAGTTTTAG